The Camelina sativa cultivar DH55 chromosome 18, Cs, whole genome shotgun sequence DNA window NNNNNNNNNNNNNNNNNNNNNNNNNNNNNNNNNNNNNNNNNNNNNNNNNNNNNNNACATAAGAGATATATTGCTCTGCTCTTACCATCATCCAACGCTTAAACATATCATATGTGCCAAATTGCAGGCCAGCGTATGGCACAATCTCAACAAGAGTTGGTGTTAATCCATTATACAATCCTCTTATGCCTCGAGACTGAATAATATCGAAAAACGCAGACCTCATTGTTGGATATACCTGTAGACAGTCATCAATCAGTCATCTATATGTCACTTAAGCatgaataaagaagaaaatcaagaatCACCCAAGGGCAAGAGATTTAAGTTATTCTACAGGGTTTATCATGAGTCAAGTAATAAACCTTAGGCTCCCCTTGTGATGCCAATATTGTTCTTAGAAGATCAAAGGGATAAGATCCTAGTGTAGCAGCACATCCTGCTAGTGCTCCACTGACGAAGGATAGATAAGGGCTCAGATGTATATGATCCTCTGCATTGCAAACGAGTACAACCAGCTAATAAGTAAGATAACACATTGACATCTAAATGATAGGAGTCACTAACAAGAGCTTTTATAAGAAACACCCATTCAACATACACAATCTGCAGAATTAACCTAAGTGAATTCTATTTTCCAAACCACTAAGATAGCCTTTGGGGGGACTACCAAGTACCCTATCAAAAGAGATATGGATGTTACTCAGTAGACTGATTACCTGTTTTAGTAGAACCAGATGCAAAAGATTTCAACTTATGTAGTACTGTAAACTGAATTGAAGTATAAGGCATGACCATGAGCAAAGCTGGCACATTACCCCGCCAAAACCcctaagaaaacaaagaatcaaacatCAGAACAGAGAACAagacctcaaaaaaaaaactaatgccACAGACCTTAAACTACAAATAGACTATAAAGCCTAAACAAACATAAGATGTGGGTTTCAGGAAATGGAAATGTTGAAGAGACTGACCCGAAACCCTTCTTCTCTAAAAATGTCTTTAGTTGCCTGTACCATTCCAGTATACTTTGATGCACCAGACAAGTTCCCCCGGACCATACCCCATGAATTCGTCGGTTCTAGTTGAACCTGCCATCACATAGAGAAGCTTCACTCCACAGATTAAGCTAATAACTTCAAAACCGGTGAaggaaaaataggaaaaaaaaaaagggaaacctGGAATCTAATCTTAATGACATCAAGCGGAGAAGTAAAGGTACGAGAAACACCACCAGAGATAGCTCCGGCAGAAGCATCAATAAGGGCACGTTTAATCTGTCCAGGATCGTCCACCGTCGCCGTCGTAGgactcattttttttctagggtttttctcGTCTCTATAAGcttaaaaaatcatcaaatcaaaaaagtttccaaaaaccCTCTCCTCTCATCAATTATAATAAACTTCAAACAAGAAAATAAGGAATGAGATTTGAAATCACGATAACAATTAAAGACAAAACCGAATTTGAgaatttttcagaaatttctctTACCAGATTAAGCGAGATACTAAAAGGCTCgacatttatgattttttccggggaaaaaaagcaagaaaatttGAGATGACCTTAAAACGTTTGCCGCGGATTAGAGAGAGCTGAGAACTGGGTGGTGATTCAAATTGATTTTGacttgaagcaaaaaaaaaaaaaaaaaaaaaaaaagaNNNNNNNNNNNNNNNNNNNNNNNNNNNNNNNNNNNNNNNNNNNNNNNNNNNNNNNNNNNNNNNNNNNNNNNNNNNNNNNNNNNNNNNNNNNNNNNNNNNNNNNNNNNNNNNNNNNNNNNNNNNNNNNNNNNNNNNNNNNNNNNNNNNNNNNNNNNNNNNNNNNNNNNNNNNNNNNNNNNNNNNNNNNNNNNNNNNNNNNNNNNNNNNNNNNNNNNNNNNNNNNNNNNNNNNNNNNNNNNNNNNNNNNNNNNNNNNNNNNNNNNNNNNNNNNNNNNNNNNNNNNNNNNNNNNNNNNNNNNNNNNNNNNNNNNNNNNNNNNNNNNNNNNNNNNNNNNNNNNNNNNNNNNNNNNNNNNNNNNNNNNNNNNNNNNNNNNNNNNNNNNNNNNNNNNNNNNNNNNNNNNNNNNAAAAAagctgagagagagagctatCTCCGTCAACGTTCGTGTTCTCCGATATTTGTATTTGTACGCatacacaaaattaaactaaggCGTCTTCTTTACCAAAAAGATTTGCCCTTTTTAGGACTCTTGTCGGTTCGGTTTAACGAAATATCAGTTCACTCACAACAAATGAATGTGAAATCCCCACCACTTTGGTCAACACGATTTTGTCATAAATGTGTTAAGATAACAAATTGTAGCATGTTTAGTGAAAAAGGCGATAGAAGTAGTAAACAAACTATCCCGAGTAGAAGAATGTTGCAgtgattgtgttttttattgGTCATTTGACAATTCCTCAtcctatcttattatataaggttgggttttaaaaattaaccatTAACAAAACTTTGATATTTGTAAGTTTATATCAACCCGAGATTttgagattacaacaaaaaaacaaaatattctgtcttaaacaatattaataatataaaaagataattatcaaacaattacaaaaattaaaaaaaaaaaattataaagagactatacatatatatatatgtatatatttcataaattcaaaattataatattatttacttatttttaattttaaattattaattttataaagaaaaaataaaaataggattaaagaaaagaataattgacaaaaataacacaattttaaatttttccacatatttttaaatgttccaaaactagaacatgaaaaataacactaaaattattaattaaatattatagaaaaatcTCCATCTTTATCTCTGAAATAATgagatttttgagattttattttcatcGGTGTTGGAGAAACttctaagattttattttcaccGGCGTCGTCTTCTCCAACTAGCGAGCTCATGTCTCGATTCCTCCAGAACCAGGTCCCAATCACAGATTTCTCGCCAATCGTTTTTCATCTCTGATCTGTCGTCGTTGTCGTT harbors:
- the LOC104760883 gene encoding mitochondrial thiamine pyrophosphate carrier-like, whose product is MSPTTATVDDPGQIKRALIDASAGAISGGVSRTFTSPLDVIKIRFQVQLEPTNSWGMVRGNLSGASKYTGMVQATKDIFREEGFRGFWRGNVPALLMVMPYTSIQFTVLHKLKSFASGSTKTEDHIHLSPYLSFVSGALAGCAATLGSYPFDLLRTILASQGEPKVYPTMRSAFFDIIQSRGIRGLYNGLTPTLVEIVPYAGLQFGTYDMFKRWMMDWNRYILSSKNPINMDTNLSSFQLFVCGLGAGTSAKLVCHPLDVVKKRFQIEGLQRHPRYGARVERRAYRNMLDGLRQIMISEGWHGLYKGIVPSTVKAAPAGAVTFVAYEFTSDWLESISW